The DNA region GTCGTTAATAAGGGCTTTAATCGTTTGTACGTCTGGTCAGGCTCAGTATAAAGATGCCTGTTTGCCCCCGTCCCTCCCGCATCAGTGCCTTAATAACCACAGACAGGcatttgtgtcagtgtgtctaATGTGCATTAATGTGCGACTCTATTGCGAAGGACTCGTTTTCTTGCCAATGAATGACTGAGCTTCAGGATGTCGGAGCTCGTGTGAACAGTGATTAAGCTGCTCTTCTTTTGCGTTGAATAATGCTTTATTGTGTCTCGTTCCCTTGTTTTGTAGAGGCAGTCGTGGTAATTCTAACCAGGTGATTTGTGCTTCTTCAGGCTCAGGAAAATATCTTAGTTTAATGGTTGTCATCGTTTTGTTTGTGCGGTTTCTGCCTCTTTGCAGGACTGACGGTAAGTTTCCCGATTGAACGCATTCAGATGTCACTGAACATCAGCTGTTACGACTCGTAGTCGCTTGTATgcgttttgtctttgtgttagcGATCCGCCGctcatctgagctgcagcttcgtGAATGTGCAGAGGTCAGTTGACACAGAGCTTTAGGTGAGGTCCAAATGATCAATGTCATTTTTTGCTTTCTCAGGAATTTCTTGTATGTTTTCTTCTTTGATCAAGCTTGAAGGTTTTTCTCAATAAATAAGTGGGAAAGAAATGCTCTGTGTGCTGTAGCGAAGGCTGCCAGCGCTGAGACACGGAGCTCAGCTGCTCAAACGCGCTGGAGCCAAATTAAAACTCCCAAAATAGACCGGCAGCATAGCAGTGGCGCATTTCATGGGCTCTGTGTTCAGCCATGAGAAAGTCACAAACAAAAGACCattgatttctgttttattataaCAATAGAATATAAAATCAGCCAGGTCACAGGCAGAGCTCTGAAGAACTGCCTTGCATTCTCCGCCTCTTGCATGAAGTCCTGACGTCTGAAGGCACTAaccattcatttattattattggatgCCAGTCGCGGTTGTTCGGGTGACTGTATTCACGCATGCAGGTGTGTCTGGCCACAGAGTGGGGTTTTTGGCTTTCTAGAAAACATCTCAGCGCTGCTGTTCCTGCAGGCGGCCGGACTGGAACGTGCGGCAGCGTACTGGTCCTACTGGTCCTACTGGCCCTGCTGCGTCATCCTcaggatctgcagcagcagaccctGCACCTCCTCGTCCATGCGACCCTGCGGGGGTCACGTGAGTGTGTATTATTACCGCTGACATTCAGCCGCACTCATTCAGCAGAAGAACGTGTCCTCCGGTGCCGTGCTTGTGGGGAACGCGGTCAAACCGACAGGACACGAGGAGGCGAGGGAGTCGAGCCCCGGCAGCTTTCTGAAATTTCATCCGCTTTGTTTCGTAAGCAGAGATGGTGAACCGATCGTTCCACTCTTTATTGTCAGCATCACGAATTGGGACGAGCTCAAATCTAGCGAAGCCATTCATTGTCCAGGCGTTTAGACATGGAACATACTGTACCGTAGCACTGAACACGTGTAAACACATAGAAGCAAAAACCTTTCCTTCTCATAACTGACCTGTACAGCTGCCAGTAAATGGGAACGGTACACAGCCACCACCTGTTTGTGCTTCCTCTCCCAGTCCTGCAAAAAGGTCACAGAAAATGTAGCTGTCATGTTCACTTTGACATATAGATGATGgtacaatgatgatgatgatgatggtggtatGATGAAGGCCCGTGCCTACCTGAAGCTGCTGGCTCAGTATAGAGATCCTGTTCTGCAGTGCCATCTGCTGCCCAGGGTTGACGTGatgggggggtgaggaggacgCGGACGTGAGGCCAAGAGGAGGCGACAGAGCTCCTAGGGCCTCCTTCAGCCGGAACACCTCCTTGGACAGTTCTGTAATCTACATGCTAGCAGTCAGTTTGAGCCTCGCTTTGGCTGCACGTCAAGCTGAACGACCCCTCACCTTGCGGTCCTTCTCTTTGACCAGACCCTGGGAGTTCTGGATTTCCttgtgcagctcctggatgtGACTGGACTGGGCCTGCAGTtcggccagctgctgctgcactctgACCAGCTGGGACTCTGCAGCCTGACGCTCACTCTTGTTGAAGAGAGCCTCCCTCTGGACCTGGAACACCTACACCCGCAGGAGCACAGTCTCTGTCAGCATGAATGTCACCACAACCACGGCATTAAAAGGATTTAAAAgtatatgacacacacacacacacacacacacacacacacacctccgtgCACGTCTTCTCGTGTTTGCGTGTGAGATCATTGAAGCGCGCCGTGGCTGCGTTGATCTCCGCCTGCAGAGACAGCCGCAGGGCCTCGTGCTCCTCCTTGGAGATCAGGCCCCGCTCGGCCGCCTTCTGGGACTTCAGCTCCCtcagctccatctccttctCCGTCAGAGCATCCTGGGCTGCCGCTGCGCTGCTCTCGCTGGCCTGCAGGGCGCGCTGGAGCTCTGCCTGTGACGCAGGACGCAGCGATGAGCCCCTCTCCCCTCAGTCTCGGGACTGTTTTGCATTTCCCTGCTGACCTTTATCTTCTCGTGCTCCTCTTTGGGGACGGCATCGTGCGTGCTCTGCAGCGTGGCCTCCAGCGCGGCGGCGCGCTCCTCGGCCTGGCGGCGgaggctcctctcctcctggagctcctgcagcgtctgagcCAGCTGCTCTGACACCGCGGAGAGCGCCTCCCTGTGTTCGGACAGCGGCAGCGCgtccttcagctgcagcgcgtcctgAGCGCGGCCCTCGCGCTCCGCACACAGACACTCCAGGGCCTGGGCCGCCTCCTGTCTggccgcctccagctcctctctcaccGCCGCCAGGGAGAATCTGGAGAGCTCTAATGGAACAGGCACAAGGCCGATCGCAAAGTGAGCAGAGAAGGGGGAATTCCAGCAAATAGAAGGCGGCGGCGCTCACCTGATGCGAGCGAGCGCTCGGAACTCTCCgagtgctcctcctcctcctcctcttgctcctcctcgCCGCCACGCGGGGGCGGCCGgcctctctccagctccaggagCGCGTCGTTGAGCCTCCGGGCCACGTCGGCCCTCTCCCTGGCCAGCTGCTCGCACTGGAGGCCCAGGGtcacctgcacctcctccagctcggaGCGGGGCACGCGTCTCCtcagctccgcctccagctcccccACGCGCTCCTGAAGGCGTCGCACCTCATCCCCGaccgctccctctctcgctggCGGTCCGCTCTCTGCCAGCGcggcctccagctcagccactcTGCCTCGGAggcctgcttcctcctccttcccttctcCTTGCGTGGACTCCTTCTGGTCCAGAGCAGCCTGCAGCGCCTCTACTTTCTCCGTCAGCTGTTTGACTGTGTCACTGTCTGAGCTACTCTCACCCCCCTCGTCACCCGCTCTGTTGgcgagctcctcctccagctccgccacCCTAGCTCTCAGCTGCTGTGCCTCCTGGCGcaggccctcctcctccaccccagaCCGGCCTGCAGGCCCAGCACCTGCTGTGAGAGTGTCTCCGTCCACACACTCCACGGAGAGCACACCGAGGCGCATCTGCTCCTTTAACTCCTCAAGTTCAGACTTGGAGGAGGCCAACTGCTCCTCCAGTCCGTGCAACTTCTCCTTCAGAGCCTCAACGCCCTCTGCATCTCCCTGAGGCTTCTCATTACTGCAAAACAAGAGGATCATTAATAGCTCAAATCAGCTGCATCAGAAAAATGGTGAGCATCAcactactaatactaataaaactAGTATGATAAAGTGCTAATTATTCTTTCAGGACTTTTATATGGCAGAAAACAATTTTTTATACACTTTCTCAAATCTTAGTCAAAAAAAACTTTGACCTAATAGGGACTGATTTTGTCAGTTGTTATATTTTACActacattaaacattaacactTTTATTAGTGTCCAAAACCCAATTATGGGAATCTGACAGAGGACTTGACTTTCCACCTACACCTGCTCATCCTACCTCATGCTgcgagaaaaagagaaaagctcaGCTCTTTTACTAACAGGCCTGCAGAAGAAACCAGATACTGCTGATATTAGCAAAGGAAGCACATCTCagaataaaaatctaatttagTGTGGAGTTCGGGGCAACAGGAACCAGTGTTGGCTTCGTGGTGCATTACATGCTACTGATGATTCAGTTAGAAGGCATGAATAATGAAGGCTCACCGCTCCTCAGCCACACTGGAGGCCTCGTCCAAAGCCTGGGCCTGAGACAGACGCTCCTGCAGGGCTTCGAGCTCCTTCTGCAGGGTCTCGTACTGAGCCAAGGGGACAAAGTCTGTGCTGGACATCTGCATGTCGGTGTCGTCCTTCTCGTACATCTCCAGCATCTGCAAAAAAAGACGTGTCAGGTGAATGCCTGTGTGAGGACGAGCcagtctgtgtgtatttgtgcgccTCACCTGCACTTTCAGAACAAGTTCAGAGTTTTGTGACGCGAGCTCCTCTATCTGCTTGTGCAGCTCTGCGACGGTTCCTGGGTCTGCAGGAGACGGGCCGGCCGAGGCCGCGGGGGCTGGAGAGCTGAGCTCATCCTGAGCAGATATGGCTCTGGAGCGTTTGGAGAGCAGCTTCTCTAGAGATGAGAGCGTTCTGATATAACTGACAACTCCGAGCACTGTGTCACAGCCTTAAAGGGCGTGTGGATCACATACCTGGGAAGTCCAGCATTTCATCCATGTCTTCGGAGTCACTGACCCCGATGCCATGgccctccctcagctcctccagcagcttgtccCTCTCCGCCTCTGCTTGCTCCAGACGCTGCTTGAGCTGCGACAGctaccacagacacacagacacatgctttAGGCTGGAATGCAGTCAGACGGGAGGGGGAACGCGCGCCTCCTGCAGTGCAGCACCTCTTCCAAGGCGGACATggcactctgctgttgctgctccagCGATTTGATCTTCTGGAGCAGACGGCCCCTCTCCAAACGCAGCTTCCGTATCTCCTCGAagacctcctcatcctccaccttgACAGGGGCAATAAATATGAAGCAACGGCACTTTGGAGGATGTAGATAAGCAGGCGTTAAGGTTGCCGAGGGCGACCTGTGATGGCTGTGGAGAGGCAGCGGGGGACTGGGGCTCAGGGGACTGAGCCGACGGAGGACGGGTCCGGGGCTGGGGCGATGGTGGCAGACCTTGAATCTTTGTTGTGGGGAGAAAAGAACAAAGGTGAGTGTCAATAAAGTGTTTTGATCCAAACGTATTTCTTTTATAGAGATTTAGATGATGATCGCAGACCCTCAACAGCTAACAAGACATTCTTCCCCGTGTGATATGAAATGGCACTAATGTTATTCTACCACACAACGGGGCGTATATTGGACGAGCAATGTCTCTTACAGTACCTGGAGAGGAGAgcgggggggtggaggagcttTCCGTTTGCGGGGGGTTGTGCCCCCTTGCACCGAGGAGGCGCCTGAAGGCACTTGGGGGGGCTgtgtgggggtgaggggtgaggtgggggattACACATAACTCAAAACAAGTGGATGAAGGAGAGTAAGATAGGACGAAAGGCTCTGCAACAAATGGAAAACGAAGGCCAACACAAAGAAGGGCGCCACTCAAAAACAATGACCTCATATTGGAAAGCATGCACAATATGAAGGGCCAAAGTGGGTCATGATCTCACTGATGGAGGGGATGATGCGCTACGCAGCTATGCAACGTTACCTCCTCGCCCGCGGCCTCAGACGCTGCGTGTGCGGAGGAAAGGACACGGTGAAACACACGAACCTCCGGAGCAGCTCAGCAAACAGCCAGAGGCACGCGTTCAGATCTCATGTGATATTATGTGTGTTATTATGGTAAAACCTCTTCTTCACACATCAGGACACATCTGTTTTCTATGTGATTAAGGGGCGACTTTGATGGGATCACACCCAGCTGTCCCTCTGATCCCCCTCCTCTGGGTCTGAGTGTTCCTACTATGGGCTGTGCAGCGATCGCTGTAGCTTCGTCACCAGCATagagaacacaacagaaccGGGCCTGGTGCCCAATGACCTAATGAACACGGTACCTGGGAGGACTCCGTCCTGCAGCATGTGCACCACGCGCTGGTTGCCTGCGCTTTGGCTGTAGTCGGCGGCTTTGTGCCCCAGGCCGTCGACCAGCTGTGTGTCGGCGCCGCCTCGGAGCAGAACCGCTGTGGTTTCAGCGCTGTCGCTCTCGCAGGCTAACATCAGTGCAGATCTGCGATTCGCAAACACTGTCACAGTCAAGCGCTGACACACCACATCCAAACAGCTAAACACTGTACACGGGCTATTTTAAAGTCACTCTTAGACCAATATACACATTAATAATGCATGAGCACAAAGTGTGTCTACGTAGCGTAGGGCATTAAACTACAGACTGATTCCTCCTCAGCCAGTGGTTCATTCAGACTGAATCTGTTGCTCCCTGCTGGACGCTCTGACCCTCATCCCTACAAATCTCTCTCCCCCTGTAAATCTTCTGGTGGACTCTGGTTGGGCTTAGCCGAAGAAGCTTCATCGAACCCCAGTCTGTCTCCAAATGCCCTCCAAGTGCCTGAGCCTCTGAGTCATGATCAAACAGGAAGCTACGTGGACCTGTACCTTCCCTGGTTGTCCTGTATGTTGGCGTCGGCACCTCGTCCCAACAGGAAAGCGCAGAGCTCCACTCTGCTCATCTGGGCCGCCAGGATCAGGGGTGTGGCCCCGTCCTGAAAGAGTCAAACACCACCCGTCATCTGCCTTTGATAATGTGGTCCCGTGTATTTTACAACCGTGAGTGAGCGGTGCTGCTTACGCTGTCCTGGACGTCCAGACTGGCCTTAAAGTCCCACAGGGTTTCAGTGCAGGACAGACAGCCAGCGACCGCTGCATGAAATACAGTTATGATTCAAACGTTTACTACTTTATGGCTCTGGGAGGAACTGACTGGTGTTGTAGCTTTACAACCTGCGTGATGAAGCGCCGTCCTTCCAATGCTGTCGGTGCCGTCTACTTCCATTCTCTCCTGCGCGGGGAAGTAAAAGCTAAAGATGAAATTGTTGGACGCGTCGTGCGTCACAGCGTGAGGCCGAGCGTGCGTTTACCTGTAACAGCCTCTTCACGCACTCTGGCTGACCGTGCTTGGCGGCGAGGTGAAGGGCGCTGAAGCCTGGAGTCAGACATTAGCAATCAGTGCACGGCAAACGCAGCTCGATAGCCCTGAGTCAGCAGAATCAACGTCCATCTTATCTGATGATTAAACAGCGTACCGACACCGTCAGGGGCATTAATATCAGCTCCGTGAGCGATGATGACCTCCAGACAGTCCAGTCGACCCCGGGATGCACAGAGGTGGAACCTGCCCCAACCACAAAGTCAAATGAATGCGTCTGCTACTGATGTGGGTGGGCGgcgggtgggtgggtgtgggaGAGCGACTCACGCCGACTTCCCCTCAGCATCCAGCTTGGTGGGACAGAGGCCTTTCTTGGCGATGAGAGCGGAGACTTTGTCGGGCTCGTTctgctccacagcctgcagGAGCCTCTCATCGCTCTTGCTCCAGTCCTGGCCCTggggggtgagggtgagggggggaggTCAGGACCTAATGCTGCCCTAATGGAACCCGATACCATCCTCACAATGCATATACCACAAAGGATGACCGGGCTGCCTCCATAGAAACTATGCAGCTACTGATGCTGctcatgttaagacacaaacgtacattattattaatattgttgatgttattattattattattgcttctCTATTCCTCTGGTTAGTAGCGACAGCATACATactggcagcggcagcaggctgAGACAAGTACAGAAGCGCTTCATCAGGCTacacacaggctgctgaggATCCATAGGTTTAGCAGGACTAGCTCCGGCCCACAGTCCTGGGCTCGGTTCAGCGCGTCCCGGCCGGCAGCGCGCACCGCTCTCCCGGCTACATACCAAACGCACAGACCCCCCCAACGCGCAGGGTGGCGAAGGCGGCTAGTCCCCACGACGGAGCGGTCGCAGCAGCATCGCAGCCGACGGCGTGTGCAGAAAATCCCCCACTCACACTCGCAGCAGCGCTGCGATTCCCTCTGTGAGCTCCCTGTGTCGCGCTCCCCTGGTCCCGTCCCAGCCAGGATACACAGCAGCCAGCGCAGCCACTgcagccgctcacacacacacacacgcacgcacgcacgcacgcacgcacgcacgcacgcacgcacgcacgcacgcacgcacgcacgcacgcacgcacacacacctcctccctttccttcctcaccGTCCTCCTTTCTCTAACCTAATTATGTTAGTCTATTAGTTTTTTTGAGGtcctgcaacccccccccccccccccccccgcacacacacacacacacacacacacacacacacacacacacacacacacacacacacacacacacctccactccACCCCCAGctccatactgtacatttctcTGCAGTTCCAGAGCAGGCAGGGCCTTGACGATTTAATGACTCGGcacaaaaagcagaaacaatCTGAATAAGCTGCACctaaagggggggtggggggtgaaggGGGTGAGGCGGGTGATGAGGCCCATAAATCTGTCTACCTTTACTGTGACTGCTAAGTGAAAACTACTCAGCCTTAACCAAAAAGCCCAGCGTCGTCACTATTACTGTCACATAGTGAAACTGGGAGGTTCAATTTCAATATTAAATGACTCAGTAACAGGATGTGATGATGTTAAAGATCATATTCTGGGTccgaggcggcgccagctgagACTAGACCTGCCAGGGCTGCAGGGCCCAAAGGCTGGACGTTCACACGTCACTGTGCAACAAGCGCTTAAATAACAGCAACGGAGCAAACTACAAAGAAGCCCCATTAGAAACATAGAGCACTGCGCGTGCTGCGAACCCTCGGTGGGAAAttagcagcaacagcaggagaTTAGAAAAACTAGGactgtgagtgtgcgtgtgaattA from Betta splendens chromosome 4, fBetSpl5.4, whole genome shotgun sequence includes:
- the ankrd24 gene encoding ankyrin repeat domain-containing protein 24 isoform X1; protein product: MDPQQPVCSLMKRFCTCLSLLPLPGQDWSKSDERLLQAVEQNEPDKVSALIAKKGLCPTKLDAEGKSAFHLCASRGRLDCLEVIIAHGADINAPDGVGFSALHLAAKHGQPECVKRLLQERMEVDGTDSIGRTALHHAAVAGCLSCTETLWDFKASLDVQDSDGATPLILAAQMSRVELCAFLLGRGADANIQDNQGRSALMLACESDSAETTAVLLRGGADTQLVDGLGHKAADYSQSAGNQRVVHMLQDGVLPASEAAGEEIQGLPPSPQPRTRPPSAQSPEPQSPAASPQPSQVEDEEVFEEIRKLRLERGRLLQKIKSLEQQQQSAMSALEELSQLKQRLEQAEAERDKLLEELREGHGIGVSDSEDMDEMLDFPEKLLSKRSRAISAQDELSSPAPAASAGPSPADPGTVAELHKQIEELASQNSELVLKVQMLEMYEKDDTDMQMSSTDFVPLAQYETLQKELEALQERLSQAQALDEASSVAEERNEKPQGDAEGVEALKEKLHGLEEQLASSKSELEELKEQMRLGVLSVECVDGDTLTAGAGPAGRSGVEEEGLRQEAQQLRARVAELEEELANRAGDEGGESSSDSDTVKQLTEKVEALQAALDQKESTQGEGKEEEAGLRGRVAELEAALAESGPPAREGAVGDEVRRLQERVGELEAELRRRVPRSELEEVQVTLGLQCEQLARERADVARRLNDALLELERGRPPPRGGEEEQEEEEEEHSESSERSLASELSRFSLAAVREELEAARQEAAQALECLCAEREGRAQDALQLKDALPLSEHREALSAVSEQLAQTLQELQEERSLRRQAEERAAALEATLQSTHDAVPKEEHEKIKAELQRALQASESSAAAAQDALTEKEMELRELKSQKAAERGLISKEEHEALRLSLQAEINAATARFNDLTRKHEKTCTEVFQVQREALFNKSERQAAESQLVRVQQQLAELQAQSSHIQELHKEIQNSQGLVKEKDRKITELSKEVFRLKEALGALSPPLGLTSASSSPPHHVNPGQQMALQNRISILSQQLQDWERKHKQVVAVYRSHLLAAVQGRMDEEVQGLLLQILRMTQQGQ
- the ankrd24 gene encoding ankyrin repeat domain-containing protein 24 isoform X2; the encoded protein is MKSLKAKFKKNEGQDWSKSDERLLQAVEQNEPDKVSALIAKKGLCPTKLDAEGKSAFHLCASRGRLDCLEVIIAHGADINAPDGVGFSALHLAAKHGQPECVKRLLQERMEVDGTDSIGRTALHHAAVAGCLSCTETLWDFKASLDVQDSDGATPLILAAQMSRVELCAFLLGRGADANIQDNQGRSALMLACESDSAETTAVLLRGGADTQLVDGLGHKAADYSQSAGNQRVVHMLQDGVLPASEAAGEEIQGLPPSPQPRTRPPSAQSPEPQSPAASPQPSQVEDEEVFEEIRKLRLERGRLLQKIKSLEQQQQSAMSALEELSQLKQRLEQAEAERDKLLEELREGHGIGVSDSEDMDEMLDFPEKLLSKRSRAISAQDELSSPAPAASAGPSPADPGTVAELHKQIEELASQNSELVLKVQMLEMYEKDDTDMQMSSTDFVPLAQYETLQKELEALQERLSQAQALDEASSVAEERNEKPQGDAEGVEALKEKLHGLEEQLASSKSELEELKEQMRLGVLSVECVDGDTLTAGAGPAGRSGVEEEGLRQEAQQLRARVAELEEELANRAGDEGGESSSDSDTVKQLTEKVEALQAALDQKESTQGEGKEEEAGLRGRVAELEAALAESGPPAREGAVGDEVRRLQERVGELEAELRRRVPRSELEEVQVTLGLQCEQLARERADVARRLNDALLELERGRPPPRGGEEEQEEEEEEHSESSERSLASELSRFSLAAVREELEAARQEAAQALECLCAEREGRAQDALQLKDALPLSEHREALSAVSEQLAQTLQELQEERSLRRQAEERAAALEATLQSTHDAVPKEEHEKIKAELQRALQASESSAAAAQDALTEKEMELRELKSQKAAERGLISKEEHEALRLSLQAEINAATARFNDLTRKHEKTCTEVFQVQREALFNKSERQAAESQLVRVQQQLAELQAQSSHIQELHKEIQNSQGLVKEKDRKITELSKEVFRLKEALGALSPPLGLTSASSSPPHHVNPGQQMALQNRISILSQQLQDWERKHKQVVAVYRSHLLAAVQGRMDEEVQGLLLQILRMTQQGQ